One Mycolicibacterium fortuitum subsp. fortuitum genomic window carries:
- a CDS encoding DUF4185 domain-containing protein, producing MESTKYIGRVGALAVALGIGTALTSGTGIAWAEDGHGSAGKAGTSSSDGGPAKPNTKPSAGKTSTARKPATAPSGALSKIGERVRKEVESGLGEVSEAVKRTQSRLDTARTPQRTPTAKVRAKIQGTLVTAPDPGEKVKNSRSKADVPEKVETSRIYPEATATEPGQRRALRPDTVVVRLDEATERMAQRSHDVVSTVRTQVATFDVADIAPKKTVVPEAPQTPPKISAPPVVSALLSVAGLSPFGAGTSPVAPAQSPALWAMMAWTRKEFERSINPLGSRVVSANDAASVVAEGEIQPMAATPGTAAVQTDDLTPKPQVPSSLADFTTKLGWVTGQGYTDHWYVAGTDLGIMWNSGYTDENGTPIIYTLFGDTYSGPGMTGDWRNNVLFRTVDTDLSNGLQFSGAVINAGAQYPGDPNGEHQWYGTGGAPAGATQIIYDPGGLNGLFGQTYTMIPTSAIAIENPDAEGGYRQYATVMSIRTWDNPGSWTTNYSAIAYSDDGGKTWTVDRDTVRSSGWFRAGPAYVPGDEHFQQNALVMSDDPTDPYVYVYGTPSGRQGSAYVARVRQDQITDLSAYEYWSGEDSSGAGQWVTGDPSAAVPVFGSSSTDFLPTLYKVADFFTFGLFTKIANGIWVGGLPTGGNVSEMSVQYNEYLGKYVVLYTDGGNNVVMRVSDSPQGEWSDTTTLVNNNLTSNTGMYAPMVHPMSGTDYFNTVDANGNVVQDNSQYLYYNLSYWGDYNVRLMRTDLSSMKTVSV from the coding sequence ATGGAATCGACCAAATACATCGGCCGCGTCGGCGCATTGGCCGTTGCTCTCGGCATCGGCACGGCCCTGACTTCCGGAACCGGAATCGCGTGGGCCGAAGACGGACACGGCAGCGCCGGCAAGGCCGGCACCAGCAGCTCCGACGGTGGACCCGCCAAACCGAACACGAAACCGTCTGCAGGCAAAACGTCGACCGCCAGGAAGCCCGCCACCGCGCCGTCGGGCGCACTGTCGAAGATCGGCGAACGCGTCCGCAAGGAAGTCGAGTCCGGCCTCGGCGAGGTGAGCGAGGCCGTCAAACGGACGCAGAGCCGGTTGGATACCGCCCGCACCCCACAGCGCACCCCGACGGCCAAGGTGCGAGCCAAGATTCAGGGCACACTGGTCACGGCCCCTGATCCCGGTGAAAAGGTCAAGAACTCACGGAGCAAGGCGGACGTCCCCGAAAAAGTGGAGACCTCTCGCATCTACCCAGAGGCGACGGCCACCGAGCCTGGCCAACGGCGCGCACTTCGCCCTGACACCGTGGTGGTGCGTCTCGACGAGGCCACCGAGCGCATGGCCCAGCGCAGTCACGACGTCGTCTCGACGGTGCGCACCCAGGTCGCCACGTTCGACGTGGCCGACATCGCGCCGAAGAAGACCGTCGTTCCGGAAGCACCGCAGACGCCACCCAAGATCAGCGCACCGCCGGTGGTTTCGGCGCTGTTGAGCGTCGCGGGGCTGTCGCCGTTCGGTGCGGGTACCAGCCCGGTGGCCCCCGCACAGTCCCCGGCATTGTGGGCCATGATGGCTTGGACCCGAAAGGAATTCGAACGGTCGATCAATCCGCTCGGGTCGCGCGTGGTCTCGGCCAACGATGCCGCGTCGGTGGTTGCCGAAGGCGAGATCCAGCCGATGGCGGCCACTCCCGGCACGGCGGCCGTACAGACCGATGATCTGACGCCCAAGCCCCAGGTGCCGTCGTCATTGGCCGATTTCACGACCAAGCTCGGGTGGGTCACCGGTCAGGGCTACACCGATCACTGGTACGTCGCAGGCACCGATCTCGGCATCATGTGGAACAGCGGCTATACCGATGAGAACGGCACACCCATCATCTACACGTTGTTCGGCGATACCTACAGCGGGCCGGGCATGACCGGCGACTGGCGCAACAACGTGTTGTTCCGCACGGTGGACACCGACCTGTCCAACGGCCTGCAGTTCAGCGGCGCGGTGATCAATGCCGGGGCACAGTATCCGGGTGATCCCAACGGGGAGCATCAGTGGTACGGCACCGGAGGCGCCCCGGCCGGCGCCACCCAGATCATCTACGACCCGGGCGGCCTCAACGGCCTGTTCGGCCAGACCTACACGATGATCCCGACCTCGGCGATCGCGATCGAAAACCCGGATGCCGAAGGCGGTTACCGGCAGTACGCCACGGTGATGTCGATCCGCACCTGGGACAACCCGGGCAGCTGGACCACGAACTACTCCGCGATCGCCTACTCCGACGATGGCGGCAAGACGTGGACGGTCGATCGCGACACCGTTCGTTCCTCGGGCTGGTTCCGAGCCGGTCCGGCCTACGTACCGGGTGACGAACATTTCCAGCAGAACGCACTGGTCATGTCGGACGACCCGACCGACCCGTACGTCTACGTATACGGAACACCGTCGGGCAGGCAGGGTTCGGCATACGTCGCAAGGGTGCGGCAGGATCAGATCACCGACCTGAGCGCCTACGAGTACTGGTCGGGTGAGGATTCCAGCGGTGCAGGACAATGGGTGACCGGCGACCCGTCGGCCGCGGTTCCGGTGTTCGGTTCCAGCAGTACCGATTTCCTGCCGACGCTCTACAAGGTGGCGGACTTCTTCACCTTCGGGTTGTTCACCAAGATCGCGAACGGCATCTGGGTCGGCGGCCTGCCCACAGGCGGCAATGTCAGCGAAATGTCGGTGCAGTACAACGAGTACCTGGGCAAGTACGTGGTGCTCTACACCGACGGCGGCAACAACGTCGTGATGCGGGTTTCGGATTCACCGCAGGGTGAATGGTCGGATACCACGACGCTGGTGAACAACAACCTGACGAGCAACACCGGCATGTATGCGCCGATGGTCCACCCCATGTCGGGCACCGACTACTTCAACACCGTCGACGCCAACGGCAACGTGGTGCAGGACAACTCGCAATACCTGTACTACAACCTGTCCTACTGGGGTGACTACAACGTCCGGCTCATGCGCACCGACCTGTCATCGATGAAGACGGTCTCGGTGTAG
- a CDS encoding flavin-containing monooxygenase produces MSREVRIVVIGAGMAGIATAYTLKQAGFTNFTVLEKGSDVGGVWHWNRYPGLTCDVPSQIYQFSFAPKPDWSHIWASGEDIQRYHRDVVERFDLGTHVRCNTEVTEARYDSTTTSWTLTTADGDTLTADFVICATGVLHHPSIPDIPGMDTFGGQIVHTARWDPTIRTDGRRVAVIGTGSTGVQVVSALQPKARALLHFARSPQWILWAPMSLRQSSILGRVLHRRPGWHDALFRSLQWVSGILADVVTTPSWRRKLVQQYARWSLAAQVRDRSLRAKLTPDYEPLCKRQVVSGTYYRAIKRPNASLIVEPIQEFTPTGIRTADGTHHDIDIAVLATGFHAHNYMRPMTVVGRDGITLDEAWVKGPRAYRMTAIPGFPNLFTVLGPNSPTGSIPLQYSAERTASYIVAWLKRFADGELSEVEVTEEATDDFNAAVADALGPTVWNTGCNSWYLTEAGTIDLWPFDRATLTRMLSTPEPAHYRLR; encoded by the coding sequence ATGAGCCGCGAGGTCCGCATCGTCGTCATCGGCGCCGGGATGGCGGGCATCGCCACGGCCTACACCCTCAAACAAGCCGGGTTCACGAACTTCACCGTCCTGGAAAAAGGTTCGGATGTCGGCGGCGTCTGGCACTGGAACCGGTATCCCGGGCTCACCTGCGACGTCCCGTCACAGATCTACCAGTTCTCCTTCGCTCCCAAACCGGACTGGAGCCATATCTGGGCCAGCGGTGAGGACATCCAGCGCTATCACCGCGACGTCGTCGAACGTTTCGATCTCGGGACGCATGTGCGGTGCAACACCGAGGTCACCGAGGCGCGTTACGACAGCACCACGACGTCGTGGACCCTGACCACGGCCGACGGTGACACCCTGACAGCCGATTTCGTCATCTGCGCCACCGGGGTGCTGCATCACCCGTCGATACCCGACATTCCCGGAATGGACACCTTCGGCGGACAGATCGTGCACACCGCACGGTGGGATCCGACCATCAGGACCGACGGTCGGCGGGTCGCCGTGATAGGCACGGGATCAACTGGTGTGCAGGTGGTTTCGGCCTTGCAACCCAAAGCCCGGGCGTTGCTGCACTTCGCCAGATCGCCGCAGTGGATCCTGTGGGCACCGATGTCGCTGCGGCAGTCGTCGATCCTCGGTCGGGTGTTGCACCGACGACCAGGCTGGCATGACGCTCTGTTCCGGAGCCTGCAATGGGTGTCCGGAATCCTGGCCGATGTCGTCACAACCCCGTCGTGGCGGCGCAAACTCGTCCAGCAATACGCCCGCTGGAGCCTGGCCGCGCAGGTCCGCGATCGCTCTTTGCGGGCGAAACTCACCCCGGACTATGAGCCGCTGTGCAAACGCCAGGTGGTCTCTGGCACCTACTACCGGGCCATCAAGCGACCCAACGCGAGCCTGATCGTCGAACCCATCCAGGAATTCACCCCGACCGGTATCCGGACGGCCGACGGCACGCACCACGACATCGACATCGCGGTGCTCGCCACAGGCTTCCATGCACACAACTACATGCGGCCGATGACCGTCGTAGGGCGCGACGGCATCACCCTCGACGAGGCCTGGGTCAAGGGTCCGCGGGCCTACCGCATGACCGCGATCCCAGGGTTTCCGAACCTGTTCACCGTGCTGGGTCCGAACTCACCGACAGGCTCGATCCCGCTGCAGTACTCGGCCGAGCGCACCGCGAGCTACATCGTGGCCTGGCTCAAACGGTTTGCGGACGGCGAGCTCTCCGAGGTCGAGGTCACCGAGGAGGCCACCGACGACTTCAACGCCGCGGTCGCTGACGCGCTCGGTCCGACCGTGTGGAACACCGGGTGCAATTCGTGGTACCTCACCGAGGCCGGGACGATCGACCTGTGGCCGTTCGACCGGGCCACCCTGACTCGGATGCTGTCCACACCGGAGCCCGCCCACTATCGCCTCAGGTGA
- a CDS encoding DUF3145 domain-containing protein, whose protein sequence is MRASNQFADAATGVVYIHASPAAVCPHVEWALSSTLSARANLKWTPQPAMPGQLRAVTNWIGPVGTGAQLANALRSWSVLRFEVTEDPSAGVDGHRWCHTPQLGLWSGAMSANGDVMVGEMRLRSLMAGGADMLAAELDTVLGTAWDESLEPYRNGGDVGEVSWLTRGVG, encoded by the coding sequence ATGCGTGCGTCGAACCAGTTCGCCGACGCGGCGACGGGCGTGGTGTACATCCATGCCTCACCCGCGGCGGTTTGCCCGCATGTTGAGTGGGCGTTGTCGTCGACCCTGTCGGCGCGGGCGAACCTGAAGTGGACCCCGCAACCGGCCATGCCCGGCCAGTTGCGCGCGGTGACCAACTGGATCGGGCCCGTCGGCACCGGGGCGCAGCTGGCCAATGCCCTGCGCTCCTGGTCTGTGCTGCGCTTCGAGGTGACCGAGGACCCCAGCGCCGGAGTGGATGGGCACCGCTGGTGCCACACGCCGCAGCTGGGATTGTGGAGCGGTGCGATGAGCGCCAACGGCGACGTGATGGTCGGTGAGATGCGGCTGCGTTCCCTCATGGCCGGCGGCGCCGACATGCTGGCAGCCGAACTCGACACCGTGCTCGGCACCGCATGGGACGAGTCCCTGGAGCCCTACCGCAACGGCGGCGATGTGGGCGAGGTGTCCTGGCTCACCCGCGGCGTGGGGTAG
- a CDS encoding patatin-like phospholipase family protein, giving the protein MTAALVIGCGGTIGGAWTVAALHALAEETGWDPREATVLQGTSAGAELVTMLGGGVAVADLVAMQRGTATDERLRRHIAATPPSLPPIPLPRLLNPRLLGSQTGLAAATGIAPVGRGDADWLQHLADGFSDDTGWLPHPGVRMVAFDYQRGERIAFGAPGAPAATAGEALRASWAVPGWMAPVTIGGRHFVDGGAASTASVDLIAPEEAETIYVITPMASEPGTRAPGVGGRLEHLLLRRPMSVGLDREVAAVRERGAHVVVIRPDAADLSGLGSHFMRRGRRLSAFEASMRTAPATVRRALAVSEEAR; this is encoded by the coding sequence ATGACCGCGGCGCTGGTGATCGGTTGCGGTGGGACCATCGGCGGGGCGTGGACCGTGGCCGCGCTGCATGCACTGGCCGAAGAAACCGGATGGGATCCACGCGAGGCCACCGTGCTACAGGGCACCTCGGCCGGGGCCGAGCTCGTCACGATGCTCGGTGGCGGTGTCGCCGTCGCCGATCTGGTGGCGATGCAGCGTGGCACCGCAACCGACGAGCGCCTGCGCCGCCACATCGCGGCCACCCCACCCAGCCTTCCGCCGATTCCGTTGCCGCGGCTGCTCAACCCGCGGCTGCTCGGCAGCCAAACGGGTCTCGCCGCCGCCACCGGCATCGCCCCCGTCGGCCGGGGCGACGCCGACTGGCTGCAGCACCTCGCCGACGGATTCTCCGATGACACGGGTTGGCTGCCTCACCCCGGTGTCCGGATGGTCGCCTTCGACTACCAGCGCGGCGAACGTATCGCCTTCGGGGCACCCGGCGCACCGGCGGCCACCGCCGGAGAAGCGCTCCGCGCATCCTGGGCCGTACCCGGCTGGATGGCCCCGGTCACGATCGGCGGCAGACACTTCGTCGACGGCGGTGCCGCGTCGACCGCGTCGGTCGATCTGATCGCACCGGAAGAGGCCGAGACCATCTACGTCATCACGCCCATGGCCTCCGAACCGGGAACGCGTGCACCGGGAGTCGGCGGAAGACTGGAGCACCTCCTGCTGCGCCGGCCCATGTCGGTCGGACTGGACCGCGAAGTGGCCGCCGTGCGGGAGCGCGGGGCGCACGTTGTCGTCATCAGGCCCGACGCGGCGGATCTGTCCGGCCTCGGTTCACATTTCATGCGGCGTGGCCGGCGCCTGTCTGCCTTCGAGGCTTCGATGCGCACTGCCCCCGCCACGGTGCGGCGCGCGCTCGCCGTCAGTGAGGAGGCCCGATGA